One segment of Panicum virgatum strain AP13 chromosome 1K, P.virgatum_v5, whole genome shotgun sequence DNA contains the following:
- the LOC120670766 gene encoding protein GLUTAMINE DUMPER 2-like yields MWPAGGEHPMAMGRGPAAAAPHSPWQSPVPYLFGGLAAMLGLIALALLALACSYWKLSGSLLADGESEEGDERQGGAGSRRGDGKAAAGGEAGPAGDRWREHVVVIMAGDERPTFLATPASPSVWGLDADDLALGVGCGGGSDEGRCVECGARPRPAGDEQSDYGGSSVIGER; encoded by the coding sequence ATGTGGCCTGCAGGCGGCGAGCACCCCATGGCCATGGGCCGCggccctgcggcggcggcgccgcactCGCCGTGGCAGTCCCCGGTGCCGTACCTCTTCGGCGGGCTGGCCGCGATGCTGGGGCTCATCGCGCTGGCGCTGCTCGCCCTGGCCTGCTCCTACTGGAAGCTCTCCGGCAGCCTCCTCGCCGACGGCGAGTCGGAAGAAGGCGACGAGCGGCAGGGCGGCGCAGGGAGCCGGCGTGGCGACGGGaaggccgcggcgggcggcgaggccgggcccgccggGGATCGCTGGCGGGAGCACGTGGTGGTCATCATGGCCGGCGACGAGAGGCCGACGTTCCTCGCCACGCCGGCGTCGCCTTCGGTCTGGGGCCTGGACGCCGACGACCTGGCCTTGGGCGTGGGCTGCGGTGGCGGCTCCGATGAGGGGCGGTGCGTGGAGTGCGGGGCCCgaccgcggccggccggcgacgagcagAGTGATTATGGTGGTAGTTCTGTAATCGGTGAGAGATGA